A genomic region of Sideroxydans sp. CL21 contains the following coding sequences:
- a CDS encoding ParB/RepB/Spo0J family partition protein — MAKPIKGLGRGLDALLSGNNTSKQNDVLRDLKVEQLKPGKYQPRSRMDEASLNELAASIRVQGVMQPILARELAEGGYEIIAGERRWRAAQLAELKIVPVIIRKVPDNAALAMALIENIQREDLNPLEEAIGIQRLIDEFQMTHQAAADAVGRSRSAASNLLRLLKLPQAVQDMLMEGSLDMGHARSLLSLEGAQQVLLANKIVLEGLSVREAEKLVQQQGEQSSAKTTAGKKIPKENRDTQRMQDEISSQLGARVEIKPNSKGGGKLVIEYSSNEHLEELTGKLYERA; from the coding sequence ACTTGAAAGTCGAGCAACTAAAACCCGGCAAATATCAGCCGCGCAGTCGAATGGACGAGGCATCGCTGAACGAACTCGCTGCTTCGATCAGAGTACAGGGCGTGATGCAACCGATCCTGGCGCGCGAACTGGCTGAAGGCGGCTATGAAATTATTGCCGGTGAGCGTCGCTGGCGCGCGGCACAACTGGCCGAACTGAAAATAGTGCCGGTCATTATTCGCAAAGTGCCTGACAACGCAGCGCTGGCAATGGCACTGATCGAGAATATTCAGCGTGAAGACCTGAATCCTCTAGAAGAGGCAATCGGCATCCAGCGACTAATCGACGAATTTCAAATGACACACCAGGCCGCAGCCGATGCCGTGGGCCGCTCACGCAGTGCAGCCAGCAACCTGTTGCGTCTTCTCAAATTGCCGCAAGCCGTGCAAGACATGTTGATGGAAGGTTCGCTGGACATGGGCCACGCCCGCTCGTTGCTGTCTCTTGAGGGGGCGCAACAAGTACTGCTCGCAAACAAGATCGTTTTGGAAGGGCTCTCCGTACGCGAGGCGGAAAAGTTGGTGCAGCAACAAGGCGAACAGTCATCTGCCAAAACAACAGCCGGCAAGAAAATACCAAAAGAAAACCGTGATACGCAACGCATGCAAGATGAAATCAGCTCACAACTCGGTGCACGAGTAGAAATCAAGCCAAATAGCAAAGGTGGCGGCAAACTGGTTATCGAGTATTCGAGCAACGAACATCTGGAAGAACTGACGGGCAAACTATACGAGCGAGCATAA